Proteins encoded in a region of the Haloglomus salinum genome:
- a CDS encoding DUF7525 family protein: MESTATSDKSVGLSVLFVALGLVAALGMFLTAIAHDQLGSGIAFAVAMLGGALAVAAVHVYS; encoded by the coding sequence ATGGAATCTACGGCCACGTCCGACAAGTCCGTGGGGCTGAGTGTCCTCTTCGTCGCGCTCGGCCTCGTCGCGGCGCTCGGCATGTTCCTCACGGCCATCGCCCACGACCAGCTCGGCTCGGGAATCGCCTTCGCCGTCGCGATGCTCGGCGGGGCACTTGCGGTCGCCGCCGTCCACGTCTACAGCTGA
- a CDS encoding DUF7123 family protein, whose protein sequence is MSEMSEEDERILSYLRDSVSGGERYFRAKNIATKVGLTAKQVGARLPRLAEESEDVDIEKWGRARSTTWRVTPE, encoded by the coding sequence ATGAGCGAGATGAGCGAGGAGGACGAGCGCATCCTGTCCTATCTGCGCGACAGCGTCTCCGGGGGCGAGCGCTACTTCCGGGCGAAGAACATCGCCACGAAGGTCGGACTGACCGCCAAGCAGGTCGGTGCGAGACTCCCGCGCCTCGCCGAGGAGTCCGAGGACGTCGACATCGAGAAGTGGGGCCGGGCGCGCTCGACCACGTGGCGCGTCACCCCCGAGTGA
- a CDS encoding SRPBCC family protein — MTVRVERTFDLAAPPADVWAFIADPRKRAEPISVVEEFEVTGEHTAIWHVALPIPYTDRTIAVETEDTRVDEPSYVEFVGRSKAMNVQGEHTLEPTDDGGTRLVNRFVVDGKVPGVERYFKGKLDGELQNLEAAIRADLGLEPGR; from the coding sequence ATGACCGTCCGCGTCGAGCGTACCTTCGACCTCGCGGCGCCGCCGGCCGACGTGTGGGCCTTCATCGCCGACCCGCGCAAGCGGGCCGAGCCCATCAGCGTCGTCGAGGAGTTCGAGGTGACCGGCGAGCACACCGCTATCTGGCACGTCGCGCTCCCCATCCCGTACACCGACCGGACCATCGCCGTCGAGACCGAGGACACCCGCGTCGACGAGCCGTCCTACGTCGAGTTCGTCGGCCGCTCGAAGGCGATGAACGTCCAGGGGGAGCACACCCTCGAACCGACCGACGACGGCGGAACACGTCTCGTCAACCGGTTCGTCGTCGACGGCAAGGTGCCCGGCGTCGAGCGCTACTTCAAGGGGAAGCTGGACGGGGAACTCCAGAACCTGGAGGCGGCCATCCGCGCCGACCTCGGGCTGGAGCCGGGACGATGA